One Amorphoplanes digitatis genomic window carries:
- a CDS encoding PQQ-dependent sugar dehydrogenase — translation MAGIDVLWERSHLASATLLKELNMSRRRRRPAAMLAGLRVLALSALLLASVSAAGTAAAGTPGSRAVPLSELTVVTEQVAYGLQRPIAITGLPDGRMLIAEKSGTVRVYHPDTGLAAEPVLDLTARIESSDNERGLLGITPAPNFARTGIVYVAYTSLPAGALTLARLPLGAPERLQVLLTQEHAEYGNHNGGQVAFGSDGYLYWSTGDGGHANDPFKSGQDLRTLLGKIVRIDVNRACGAKPYCVPSTNPFVRTPGARPEIWLYGLRNPWRFSVDQADNSLWIGDVGQGLVEEINHIRPWQGGANLGWSCKEGTPVFDQAQCRPGVRYVDPVFEYEHYLTESCSVIGGVVYRGSRTPEAWGTYIASDYCAPRVYAVRPNRDGSYETATIGNFPTQPTAIAADVHGELYVLSDYPGWLSRVRFERVSG, via the coding sequence TTGGCAGGAATCGATGTACTGTGGGAGCGCTCCCATCTCGCGTCCGCCACTCTGCTCAAGGAGCTGAACATGTCGCGACGTCGTCGTCGCCCGGCCGCCATGCTGGCCGGCCTGCGAGTTCTGGCCCTGTCCGCGCTGCTGTTGGCCTCGGTGTCGGCGGCCGGCACCGCCGCGGCCGGGACACCCGGCAGCCGCGCGGTGCCACTCAGCGAGCTGACCGTGGTGACCGAACAGGTGGCTTACGGTCTGCAGCGTCCGATCGCGATCACCGGGCTGCCGGACGGCCGGATGCTGATCGCGGAGAAGAGCGGCACCGTCCGCGTCTACCACCCCGACACCGGCCTGGCGGCCGAGCCGGTGCTCGACCTGACCGCCCGCATCGAATCGTCGGACAACGAGCGGGGGCTGCTCGGCATCACACCCGCGCCGAACTTCGCCCGGACCGGGATCGTCTACGTGGCCTACACCAGCCTGCCGGCCGGCGCGCTGACCCTGGCCCGCCTGCCCCTCGGCGCACCGGAACGGCTACAGGTGCTGCTGACCCAGGAGCACGCCGAGTACGGCAACCACAACGGCGGGCAGGTGGCGTTCGGCAGCGACGGCTACCTCTACTGGTCCACCGGCGACGGCGGCCACGCGAACGACCCGTTCAAGTCCGGCCAGGACCTCCGCACCCTGCTCGGCAAGATCGTGCGGATCGACGTCAACCGCGCCTGCGGTGCGAAGCCCTACTGCGTTCCTTCCACCAACCCGTTCGTCCGGACGCCGGGCGCGCGGCCGGAGATCTGGCTCTACGGGCTGCGCAACCCGTGGCGGTTCTCCGTCGACCAGGCCGACAACTCGCTGTGGATCGGTGACGTCGGCCAGGGCCTGGTCGAAGAGATCAACCACATCCGCCCGTGGCAGGGCGGCGCGAACCTCGGCTGGTCCTGCAAGGAGGGCACCCCGGTGTTCGACCAGGCGCAATGCCGGCCGGGCGTGCGGTACGTCGACCCGGTCTTCGAGTACGAGCACTACCTCACGGAGAGCTGCTCGGTGATCGGCGGCGTGGTGTACCGAGGGTCCCGGACCCCCGAGGCGTGGGGTACGTACATCGCGAGCGACTACTGCGCGCCCCGGGTGTACGCCGTGCGCCCCAACCGCGACGGCAGCTACGAGACCGCCACGATCGGCAACTTCCCCACCCAGCCGACCGCGATCGCCGCCGACGTGCACGGCGAGCTGTACGTGCTCAGCGACTACCCGGGATGGCTGAGCCGCGTGCGGTTCGAGCGGGTCTCGGGTTGA
- a CDS encoding response regulator transcription factor, which produces MRFSVLLAVDNVVKRHGVEGIFHSPGLSDYAPLTAGCLANLPAQNAADFVVVALRELNDQILPLLDEYRRQGAKILVLLDTLDMENGARMAGVVADGFLSEAELTADRLGTALASIRSGDLPMPATLGRDMLDRLGRCTCQAPAAVDGLTPREHQVMSLMVDGLSNKQIARRLGISEHGAKRLVGKILVRLDCPSRTAAVALAMRSGYPAAS; this is translated from the coding sequence ATGCGATTCTCGGTGTTGCTCGCCGTGGACAACGTGGTCAAGCGGCATGGCGTCGAAGGCATCTTTCACTCACCGGGCCTGTCGGATTACGCGCCGCTGACGGCAGGATGCCTCGCCAACCTGCCGGCACAGAACGCCGCCGACTTCGTTGTCGTCGCGCTGCGTGAGCTCAATGACCAGATTCTTCCTCTCCTTGACGAGTACCGGCGGCAGGGCGCGAAGATTCTGGTATTGCTCGACACCCTCGATATGGAGAATGGGGCTCGAATGGCCGGCGTCGTGGCCGACGGGTTCCTCAGCGAGGCGGAACTGACGGCGGACCGGCTGGGCACCGCCCTCGCGAGCATCAGAAGCGGCGACCTGCCGATGCCCGCGACGCTCGGCCGGGACATGCTGGACCGGCTGGGCCGGTGCACCTGTCAGGCGCCGGCCGCGGTGGACGGATTGACGCCCCGCGAGCACCAGGTCATGTCGCTGATGGTGGACGGCCTCAGCAACAAGCAGATAGCCCGTCGCCTGGGCATTTCCGAGCACGGCGCCAAGCGTCTCGTCGGCAAGATCCTGGTCAGGCTCGACTGCCCGAGCCGTACGGCCGCCGTCGCACTGGCGATGCGCTCGGGCTACCCGGCCGCGTCGTAA
- a CDS encoding acyltransferase family protein, whose translation MAGLDGLRGLCALYVMLFHCWAYTFRGFPRYRGPDWLSWLGFGRLSVVLFLVLSGFSLALAAAGNDWRLGSLARYARRRAWRILPAYWAALAFSLAIAWTVVRQPHSAEPTAGSVVVYTLLLQDLFAVPTPNGAFWSIGVEALLYGVLPLLLVLCRRFGPAAMLAVVTLPVIVIGFVVFDGSPPKSENWMAPHLVPAFAAGVVAAGVVAAGDRLRRLPWAVLSLLAAIPAGALILHQGSRWMVNHYYWVDLAVVPAMTMLLLAVASGRPAALIRLLDSSPLRRLGSFSYSLYLIHLPIVVAIALKLVAPRLGHGVAAFTVTTVLAGGLSLIGAWFFARVFEVPFRSWADVRTRSGSGHLPVAPIRPEVAVGGPRPGSRPPGRGPLLYRER comes from the coding sequence GTGGCCGGTCTTGACGGTCTGCGCGGCCTTTGCGCCCTCTACGTGATGTTGTTCCACTGCTGGGCCTACACCTTCCGCGGTTTTCCCCGCTATCGCGGCCCCGACTGGCTGAGCTGGCTCGGCTTCGGCCGGCTCTCCGTGGTGCTGTTCCTGGTCCTGTCGGGGTTCTCGCTGGCGCTGGCGGCCGCCGGCAACGACTGGCGGCTGGGCAGCCTGGCCCGGTACGCCCGGCGGCGGGCCTGGCGAATCCTCCCCGCCTACTGGGCCGCCCTGGCGTTCAGCCTGGCCATCGCGTGGACCGTGGTGCGCCAGCCACACTCCGCGGAGCCGACCGCCGGGTCGGTCGTGGTCTACACGCTGCTGCTCCAGGACCTGTTCGCGGTACCCACCCCGAACGGCGCGTTCTGGTCGATCGGCGTGGAGGCGCTTCTGTACGGCGTACTCCCGCTGCTTCTGGTCCTGTGTCGCCGGTTCGGCCCGGCGGCGATGCTGGCCGTAGTCACCCTGCCGGTGATCGTGATCGGCTTCGTGGTCTTCGACGGCTCACCGCCGAAGAGCGAGAACTGGATGGCCCCGCATCTCGTGCCGGCCTTCGCGGCCGGCGTCGTGGCGGCGGGCGTGGTCGCGGCCGGCGACCGTCTCCGCCGCCTGCCGTGGGCCGTGCTGTCGCTGCTGGCCGCGATCCCCGCCGGAGCCCTCATCCTGCATCAGGGCTCGCGCTGGATGGTGAACCACTACTACTGGGTCGATCTGGCGGTCGTCCCGGCGATGACCATGCTTCTGCTGGCAGTCGCGAGCGGCCGGCCCGCCGCGCTGATCCGGTTGCTCGACTCGTCGCCGTTGCGGCGGCTTGGCTCGTTCTCGTACAGCCTCTATCTGATCCACCTGCCGATCGTGGTCGCGATCGCCCTGAAACTGGTGGCACCGCGGCTGGGTCACGGAGTCGCCGCGTTCACGGTCACGACCGTGCTCGCCGGCGGCCTTTCGCTGATCGGCGCGTGGTTCTTCGCCAGGGTCTTCGAGGTGCCGTTCCGCTCCTGGGCGGACGTCAGGACGCGATCCGGGAGCGGGCACCTTCCCGTCGCCCCGATACGCCCGGAAGTTGCGGTCGGCGGGCCCCGACCTGGTTCTCGACCGCCCGGTCGGGGCCCGCTGCTCTACAGGGAACGCTGA
- a CDS encoding ATP-binding protein yields MTTWPDPPDREIVEPLDNAYEHAALIIDSDDAVRARLVPVLNDLLTRGSVVLMIVSAKVELLVRTEFGALSDQLEWRETSSFYQRLGFAYEEFRRYTAEQHAQGRRVHIVAEPDIATEIDPSSPVDRAAEYLSYEVVYNDIIAPYDCPLTCIWDARRHSTLIIENVRLLHNHEIVDGGKLVPVQHVPALDYLARRNEIPLPPPPADTDLDFALSSLDGIGAVHTAVRSWALRQAFSDAAAVDIVTAVAEVATNGIVHGDAPVNLRAWRHTNTLVVQVDDAGGRPLPPLAGYLAPDEHPDTGRGMWLARQLSDVVKVHTGGGITSVRLHFPYDVTHHTPVY; encoded by the coding sequence ATGACGACGTGGCCGGACCCGCCGGACAGGGAGATAGTCGAACCACTCGACAACGCGTACGAGCACGCCGCGTTGATCATCGACTCGGATGACGCGGTGCGCGCCCGGCTCGTGCCGGTTCTGAACGACCTGCTCACCCGCGGGTCGGTGGTCCTCATGATCGTCAGCGCCAAGGTCGAACTCCTCGTCCGGACCGAGTTCGGCGCGCTGAGCGATCAGCTGGAATGGAGGGAGACGAGCTCGTTCTACCAGCGGCTGGGCTTCGCGTACGAGGAGTTCCGGCGGTACACGGCCGAGCAGCACGCACAGGGCCGGCGCGTGCACATCGTCGCCGAGCCGGACATCGCCACCGAGATCGACCCGAGCAGCCCGGTCGACCGCGCCGCCGAATACCTGTCCTACGAGGTGGTCTACAACGACATCATCGCCCCATACGACTGCCCACTCACCTGCATCTGGGACGCCCGCCGCCACTCGACGCTGATCATCGAGAATGTGCGCCTGCTGCACAACCACGAGATAGTCGACGGGGGAAAGCTGGTGCCCGTCCAGCACGTCCCGGCCCTCGACTACCTCGCCCGCCGCAACGAGATCCCGTTGCCGCCGCCACCGGCCGACACCGACCTGGACTTCGCACTGTCCAGCCTCGATGGGATCGGCGCGGTGCACACCGCCGTGCGGTCCTGGGCTCTGCGGCAGGCATTCTCCGACGCCGCGGCCGTCGACATCGTCACCGCGGTGGCCGAGGTGGCGACCAACGGCATCGTCCACGGCGACGCCCCCGTCAACCTACGCGCCTGGCGGCACACGAACACCCTGGTCGTGCAGGTCGACGACGCGGGCGGGCGTCCACTGCCGCCCCTCGCCGGATACCTCGCACCCGACGAGCATCCCGACACCGGACGGGGCATGTGGCTTGCCCGGCAGCTCTCGGACGTCGTCAAGGTCCACACCGGCGGCGGCATCACCTCGGTCCGGCTGCATTTCCCGTACGACGTGACGCACCACACTCCCGTCTACTGA
- a CDS encoding STAS domain-containing protein, producing MAEPFHAQHAGLCTIRRDGPVLRLVGDIEQENWREVADRIAAEIRDGVSRLDLTQVRFFGAAGVRALMKGCEARPGGVTLHLSCAPVVFRALQICGLLTMGGLVVEAQADEQAPPPEAGR from the coding sequence GTGGCAGAGCCGTTTCATGCACAGCATGCCGGCCTATGCACCATCCGCCGGGACGGCCCGGTTCTGCGGTTGGTCGGCGACATCGAGCAGGAGAACTGGCGAGAGGTCGCCGACCGCATCGCCGCCGAGATCCGCGACGGAGTGTCCCGCCTGGATCTGACGCAGGTGAGGTTCTTCGGCGCGGCCGGCGTCCGGGCGCTGATGAAGGGCTGCGAGGCGCGGCCCGGCGGTGTGACTCTCCACCTCAGCTGCGCGCCGGTGGTGTTCCGGGCGTTGCAGATCTGCGGGCTGCTCACCATGGGCGGACTGGTCGTCGAGGCGCAGGCGGACGAGCAGGCGCCGCCGCCGGAGGCCGGAAGATGA
- a CDS encoding ABC transporter permease — translation MTLDLTHARLLTGRSLRTLSRQPAYLLFTLVQPMIWLLLFGQLFRRVAELPGFGGGNYLDYLTPGVVIMTAMMSAGWSGTSIVQDMERGVMDRTLTSPIRRSALVTAGLTHQALVTVVQSLIMFATGLVAGARYPGGYAGLLIVLACAVLIAVVFAALSNAIALVVHQQEALIAVSQFLVLPLAFLSSIMMAPALMPDWVARVARFNPVDWAAVAGREALKATPDWGIVLERMALLSALAILMAWLAARAYRSYQRSL, via the coding sequence GTGACCCTCGATCTGACCCACGCCCGGCTGCTGACCGGCCGCTCCCTGCGTACCCTGTCCCGCCAGCCCGCGTACCTGTTGTTCACGCTCGTCCAGCCGATGATCTGGCTGCTGCTGTTCGGCCAGCTCTTCCGCCGCGTCGCGGAGCTGCCCGGGTTCGGCGGCGGGAACTACCTGGACTACCTCACCCCCGGCGTCGTGATCATGACCGCGATGATGTCGGCCGGGTGGAGCGGCACCTCGATCGTGCAGGACATGGAGCGCGGGGTGATGGACCGTACCCTCACGTCCCCGATCCGCCGCTCCGCACTGGTCACCGCGGGCCTGACACACCAGGCGCTGGTCACCGTCGTCCAGTCGCTGATCATGTTCGCCACCGGCCTGGTGGCCGGCGCCCGCTACCCGGGCGGCTACGCCGGGCTGCTGATCGTGCTCGCCTGCGCGGTCCTGATCGCGGTGGTGTTCGCCGCGCTGTCCAACGCGATCGCGCTGGTGGTCCACCAGCAGGAGGCGCTCATCGCCGTCTCCCAGTTCCTGGTCCTGCCCCTGGCCTTCCTCTCCTCGATCATGATGGCGCCCGCCCTCATGCCCGACTGGGTGGCGAGGGTGGCCCGCTTCAACCCGGTGGACTGGGCCGCGGTGGCCGGCCGCGAGGCGTTGAAGGCCACCCCGGACTGGGGCATCGTGCTCGAGCGCATGGCGCTGCTGTCGGCGCTGGCGATCCTGATGGCCTGGCTGGCGGCACGCGCCTACCGCTCGTATCAGCGTTCCCTGTAG
- a CDS encoding glycosyltransferase — MLTIAPASVAGTRDGWPMRAEPYGADQPLPGWLTERPPRARVLVSRSTVPQPGPDRLMSRVIDAAGPVDADFVLIRPDRRAAARRHPPNVRATDWLPLPAALAVSTAIVHHGGAGSTLAALHAGVPQLVVRGAGDRRHNADLVAARGAGLAVDDREISTAVLDRLLNDAALAQAARQVSAEVAAMPDPADLVPRLIGLVPGQG, encoded by the coding sequence GTGCTGACGATCGCACCGGCCAGCGTGGCCGGTACGCGCGACGGCTGGCCGATGCGCGCCGAGCCGTACGGTGCCGACCAGCCGTTGCCCGGCTGGCTCACCGAGCGGCCGCCGCGCGCCCGCGTCCTGGTCAGCCGCAGCACCGTGCCGCAGCCCGGACCGGACCGGCTGATGAGCCGGGTGATCGACGCGGCCGGCCCGGTCGACGCGGACTTCGTGCTGATCCGGCCCGATCGGCGGGCCGCCGCCCGGCGGCACCCGCCCAACGTCCGCGCCACCGACTGGCTGCCGTTGCCCGCCGCCCTCGCGGTCAGCACCGCGATCGTGCATCACGGTGGCGCCGGCTCCACCCTCGCCGCCCTGCACGCCGGCGTCCCGCAACTTGTCGTCCGCGGCGCCGGCGACCGCAGGCACAACGCCGACCTCGTCGCGGCGCGTGGCGCCGGCCTGGCGGTCGACGACCGGGAGATCAGCACGGCGGTGCTCGACCGGTTGCTCAACGATGCGGCGCTGGCGCAGGCGGCGCGGCAGGTCAGCGCCGAGGTGGCCGCCATGCCGGACCCCGCGGACCTCGTACCGCGCCTGATCGGGCTGGTGCCCGGCCAGGGCTGA
- a CDS encoding ParB/RepB/Spo0J family partition protein, translated as MRTGTPVELAEIAVLRDGLSPRLCGTSPAHTRQLADLADEVPPIVVHRSSLRVVDGMHRLEAARARGERLIAVVYFDGTDEEAFVAAVRLNAVHGMPLSARDRVAAMERILAAHPHWSDRRIATVCGLAPKTVAAQRRRSGNDRSRLGIRIGQDGRRHPLSAQEGRRIATEIMRSRPGASLREVAREAGISVGTAMDVRRKLAAQNAASPAEPPAGPGSELDVGARLERLVHDPSLRYSERGRALLRLASTTLAFITQSDGVAENVPGHCRDSLRAIAETCAGGWREFGERLAE; from the coding sequence ATGCGTACGGGCACACCGGTGGAGCTGGCCGAGATCGCCGTGCTGCGCGACGGCCTCTCACCGCGTCTGTGCGGCACCAGCCCGGCACACACCAGGCAGCTCGCCGACCTGGCCGACGAGGTTCCACCCATCGTGGTGCATCGTTCATCGCTGCGCGTCGTCGATGGCATGCATCGGCTGGAGGCGGCGCGCGCACGCGGGGAACGCCTGATCGCCGTCGTCTACTTCGACGGGACGGACGAGGAGGCATTCGTCGCGGCGGTACGGCTCAACGCCGTACACGGAATGCCGTTGTCGGCCCGGGACCGTGTCGCGGCGATGGAGCGCATCCTGGCCGCGCACCCGCACTGGTCGGACCGGCGCATCGCGACCGTGTGCGGGCTCGCCCCGAAGACCGTTGCCGCGCAGCGGCGGCGGTCGGGCAACGACCGGAGCCGGCTGGGCATCCGGATCGGCCAGGACGGCCGCCGGCACCCGCTCTCCGCGCAGGAGGGCCGCCGGATCGCGACGGAGATCATGCGAAGCCGGCCCGGAGCGAGCCTGCGCGAGGTCGCCCGCGAGGCGGGAATCTCCGTGGGCACCGCCATGGACGTGCGGCGCAAGCTCGCCGCGCAGAATGCGGCGAGCCCGGCCGAGCCGCCGGCTGGGCCGGGCTCCGAACTGGACGTCGGGGCGCGGTTGGAGCGTCTGGTCCACGATCCGTCGCTGCGGTACTCCGAGCGGGGTCGGGCACTGCTGAGGCTGGCATCGACCACGCTGGCCTTCATCACCCAGTCCGACGGCGTCGCGGAGAACGTCCCGGGCCACTGCCGGGACTCGCTGCGCGCTATCGCGGAGACCTGCGCGGGCGGCTGGCGGGAGTTCGGCGAACGGCTGGCGGAGTAG